Genomic segment of Kibdelosporangium phytohabitans:
ACTAAGGCCAGATCACTCCGCTGGGTGGGTTCGGGAGTCGCCACGCCACCGGTTGACGGCCCGCTCGAACGTCGTCCGGTCGAAGTCGCGTTCACCCGCCCAGGCGACGATGCCGTCCGGCCGTACGAGCACGGCACCCAGCCCGAGGTCGTCCTTTGCCGTACCGGCCACGTAACGCAGCCGGTGGTCCCGGCCCGCTGCCGAATCGCGCAGGGTTGCGGCTGCGGTGAAGTCGAGCACGACACTGCGGCCGTCCCGCATCAGATCACCGAGGCGAGTGCTGTCGGTCAGCTGGAAGTCCGGGGCGTCACGGCCGGTCAGCGGATGCTCGCCGCCGAGGTCGTACCGCAGCGACGCGCCGGAGAACTTCTCGTACACGTAGGTTGCGCCGTCCCTGGTGCCGAGCAGGTCGCGGATCACGTCCTGCACCGCTTGGCCGTGCGCGTCCGGCCGCATGGCGGCTGTCTGGGCACGAGTCCAGTCGAGCACCCGGGCGCCGGCCGGATGGCGTTCACGGGTGTAGGTGTCGAGCAGCCCTTCGGGCGCCTGCCCACGCACGACCGCCGCGAGCTTCCACCCCAGGTTCATGGCGTCGCCGAGGCCGGTGTTGAGGCCCTGCCCGCCCAGCGGGGAACGGATGTGCGCGGCGTCGACAGGGAGCGGCACACGGCCCCGCCGGTACGTCGTCACCTGCATCGCCCGGTCGGTGAAGGTCGAGACGAGCCGGACGCCGGTCAGCGTGACGTCCGTGCCGGACACGCGGCGCAGCACGGCCTGGAGGTGTTGCTGGCTGGGCGGCTGCGTACGGTCGAAAGCGCCGTCGAAGTCCATCATGGCGACGTGTCCCGCGACGGGCATCTGGATGTACATGCCGGTCGGCGTCAGGTTGAAGCCGGGATCGAGCTGCTCGGGATCGGCGATGCCGACGAGCATGGTGTGGCCGGTGAACTGCGGCTCGGTGCCGG
This window contains:
- a CDS encoding FAD-dependent monooxygenase, with translation MSAAQAGRRTEHDGNVWEPPSGPRAVGHFAGMAVDPARVDVGALPYRLPSPVLQGVMTSLEAVESVLSARAAELGVEIRGGVAVSAVEQDEDGVIVRAGEQEFAARWAVGCDGGRSAVRGLAGFDFAGTEPQFTGHTMLVGIADPEQLDPGFNLTPTGMYIQMPVAGHVAMMDFDGAFDRTQPPSQQHLQAVLRRVSGTDVTLTGVRLVSTFTDRAMQVTTYRRGRVPLPVDAAHIRSPLGGQGLNTGLGDAMNLGWKLAAVVRGQAPEGLLDTYTRERHPAGARVLDWTRAQTAAMRPDAHGQAVQDVIRDLLGTRDGATYVYEKFSGASLRYDLGGEHPLTGRDAPDFQLTDSTRLGDLMRDGRSVVLDFTAAATLRDSAAGRDHRLRYVAGTAKDDLGLGAVLVRPDGIVAWAGERDFDRTTFERAVNRWRGDSRTHPAE